The Meles meles chromosome 12, mMelMel3.1 paternal haplotype, whole genome shotgun sequence genome includes a window with the following:
- the COQ5 gene encoding 2-methoxy-6-polyprenyl-1,4-benzoquinol methylase, mitochondrial isoform X1 yields the protein MATRRSYALWTNCGRRWSRCCRLPEFRSSWPRGPLGVRHLSQEKQATETHFGFETVSEEEKGDKVYHVFESVAKKYDVMNDMMSLGIHRIWKDMLVWKMHPFPGTQLLDVAGGTGDIAFRFLNYVQAQHKGKLKRQLRAQQNLSWEEIARKYQNEEDPLGGSRVVVCDINKEMLKIGKQKARAQGHKAGLAWVLGDAEELPFDDDKFDVYTIAFGIRNVTHIDQALQEAHRVLKPGGRFLCLEFSQVNNPLVSRLYDLYSFQVIPVLGEVIAGDWKSYQYLVESIRQFPSQEEFKEMIQDAGFEKVTYESLTSGIVAIHSGFKL from the exons ATGGCGACCCGCAGGAGCTACGCTCTGTGGACCAACTGCGGTCGTAGGTGGTCGCGGTGCTGCCGGCTCCCCGAGTTTCGTAGCTCCTGGCCTAGGGGCCCGCTGGGTGTGCGGCACTTGTCCCAAGAGAAGCAGGCAACGGAAACACATTTCGGGTTTGAGACTGTGtcggaggaggagaagggggacaAAG TCTATCATGTGTTTGAAAGTGTGGCCAAGAAGTATGACGTGATGAATGATATGATGAGTCTTGGCATCCATCGTATTTGGAAGGATATGCTGGTCTGGAAGATGCACCCATTTCCTGGGACCCAGCTGCTCGATGTTGCTGGAGGCACAG GTGACATTGCATTCCGGTTCCTTAATTATGTCCAGGCACAGCATAAGGGAAAGCTGAAGCGGCAGTTACGGGCCCAGCAAAATTTATCCTGGGAAGAAATTGCTAGAAAGTACCAAAATGAAGAGGACCCCTTGGGCGGTTCCCGGGTAGTGGTCTGTGACATCAACAAGGAGATGCTAAAGATTGGAAAGCAGAAAGCTCGTGCTCAAGGACACAAAGCTG GACTTGCTTGGGTATTGGGAGATGCTGAAGAATTGCCCTTTGATGATGACAAGTTTGATGTTTACACTATCGCCTTTGGGATCCGGAATGTCACACACATTGATCAG GCACTCCAGGAAGCCCATCGAGTCCTGAAACCAGGAGGACGGTTTCTGTGTCTGGAGTTTAGTCAAGTGAACAATCCCCTCGTATCCAG GCTTTATGATCTATATAGCTTCCAGGTCATTCCTGTCCTGGGAGAGGTCATCGCAGGAGATTGGAAGTCCTACCAATATCTTGTAGAAAGTATCCGACAGTTCCCATCTCAG GAGGAGTTCAAAGAGATGATACAAGATGCAGGTTTTGAAAAAGTGACTTATGAAAGTCTCACATCAGGCATCGTGGCTATTCATTCTGGCTTCAAACTGTAA
- the COQ5 gene encoding 2-methoxy-6-polyprenyl-1,4-benzoquinol methylase, mitochondrial isoform X2 encodes MATRRSYALWTNCGRRWSRCCRLPEFRSSWPRGPLGVRHLSQEKQATETHFGFETVSEEEKGDKVYHVFESVAKKYDVMNDMMSLGIHRIWKDMLVWKMHPFPGTQLLDVAGGTGDIAFRFLNYVQAQHKGKLKRQLRAQQNLSWEEIARKYQNEEDPLGGSRVVVCDINKEMLKIGKQKARAQGHKAGLAWVLGDAEELPFDDDKFDVYTIAFGIRNVTHIDQALQEAHRVLKPGGRFLCLEFSQVNNPLVSRLYDLYSFQVIPVLGEVIAGDWKSYQYLVESIRQFPSQSVNSHILSKAWN; translated from the exons ATGGCGACCCGCAGGAGCTACGCTCTGTGGACCAACTGCGGTCGTAGGTGGTCGCGGTGCTGCCGGCTCCCCGAGTTTCGTAGCTCCTGGCCTAGGGGCCCGCTGGGTGTGCGGCACTTGTCCCAAGAGAAGCAGGCAACGGAAACACATTTCGGGTTTGAGACTGTGtcggaggaggagaagggggacaAAG TCTATCATGTGTTTGAAAGTGTGGCCAAGAAGTATGACGTGATGAATGATATGATGAGTCTTGGCATCCATCGTATTTGGAAGGATATGCTGGTCTGGAAGATGCACCCATTTCCTGGGACCCAGCTGCTCGATGTTGCTGGAGGCACAG GTGACATTGCATTCCGGTTCCTTAATTATGTCCAGGCACAGCATAAGGGAAAGCTGAAGCGGCAGTTACGGGCCCAGCAAAATTTATCCTGGGAAGAAATTGCTAGAAAGTACCAAAATGAAGAGGACCCCTTGGGCGGTTCCCGGGTAGTGGTCTGTGACATCAACAAGGAGATGCTAAAGATTGGAAAGCAGAAAGCTCGTGCTCAAGGACACAAAGCTG GACTTGCTTGGGTATTGGGAGATGCTGAAGAATTGCCCTTTGATGATGACAAGTTTGATGTTTACACTATCGCCTTTGGGATCCGGAATGTCACACACATTGATCAG GCACTCCAGGAAGCCCATCGAGTCCTGAAACCAGGAGGACGGTTTCTGTGTCTGGAGTTTAGTCAAGTGAACAATCCCCTCGTATCCAG GCTTTATGATCTATATAGCTTCCAGGTCATTCCTGTCCTGGGAGAGGTCATCGCAGGAGATTGGAAGTCCTACCAATATCTTGTAGAAAGTATCCGACAGTTCCCATCTCAG AGTGTGAACAGTCACATCCTGTCAAAAGCCTGGAACTGA
- the DYNLL1 gene encoding dynein light chain 1, cytoplasmic, with protein sequence MCDRKAVIKNADMSEEMQQDSVECATQALEKYNIEKDIAAHIKKEFDKKYNPTWHCIVGRNFGSYVTHETKHFIYFYLGQVAILLFKSG encoded by the exons ATGTGCGACCGAAAGGCCGTGATCAAAAACGCCGACATGTCGGAGGAGATGCAACAGGACtcggtggagtgtgcaactcAGGCGTTGGAGAAATATAACATAGAGAAGGACATTGCGGCCCATATTAAAAAG gagTTTGACAAGAAGTACAACCCCACCTGGCACTGCATCGTGGGGAGGAACTTCGGTAGTTATGTGACACATGAAACCAAACACTTCATCTACTTCTACCTGGGCCAAGTGGCCATTCTGCTGTTCAAATCTGGTTAA